The following are encoded together in the Nocardia sp. XZ_19_385 genome:
- a CDS encoding transcriptional regulator has product MTHVSSSSLLALHAIRLGGFVDTQAVADRYGMPVGLAEAQVREFRTCRWISRFRFGADAGWSLTESGRAENERQLADELSACAAKALVAEVYRKFLPLNARLVRACTAWQLVIRPDGSMQDNDHRDAQRDRQILVELESLAAELAPLTTRLTDRIARFSGYDSRFAAALALAADNPEMVTGTKADSAHRVWFELHEDLIATLGIDRAHNSGR; this is encoded by the coding sequence ATGACGCACGTTTCATCCAGTTCGTTGCTCGCACTGCATGCGATCCGCCTCGGCGGGTTCGTCGACACGCAGGCGGTAGCCGATAGATACGGCATGCCGGTCGGCCTCGCGGAAGCGCAGGTGCGCGAATTCCGGACATGTCGCTGGATCAGCCGGTTCCGTTTCGGTGCGGACGCGGGGTGGTCGCTCACCGAGAGCGGGCGCGCGGAGAACGAACGGCAACTCGCCGACGAGCTTTCCGCGTGCGCGGCAAAAGCGTTGGTGGCAGAGGTCTATCGCAAGTTTCTTCCGCTCAACGCACGGCTGGTGCGGGCCTGCACGGCCTGGCAGTTGGTGATCCGGCCCGACGGCAGCATGCAGGACAACGACCACCGGGATGCGCAGCGGGATCGACAGATCCTCGTCGAACTCGAAAGCCTCGCAGCGGAATTGGCTCCGCTGACCACTCGGCTCACCGACCGTATCGCCCGCTTCTCCGGGTACGACTCCCGTTTCGCCGCCGCCCTCGCTCTGGCCGCCGATAACCCCGAGATGGTTACCGGCACCAAAGCCGATTCCGCCCACCGGGTCTGGTTCGAACTGCACGAAGATCTGATCGCCACGCTGGGTATCGATAGGGCACACAACTCCGGCCGCTAG
- a CDS encoding sodium:proton antiporter: protein MTNLNIERVYLAAGVALLLAATLPRLFKDRAITAPMLMLGVGAVVGVVIGPAGLEAVSPLSHPTVIEHLAELCVIVALMGVGLAIDRPLDWRTWGSTWRLLLITMPLCIAAVAVFGWWAAALTPAAAALLAAVLAPTDPVLASDVQVEGPTPGGAGSAEEDDEVRFALTSEAGFNDALAFPFVYLAIFLASQGSVQSWLAGWFAWELIGKIAVGVLIGAIVGDLLGRGLFRFPIKDARLADRGEPIVVLAAVFAVYGLTELVGGYGFLAVFVCAIAIRRIERDSGYHEQMHGLVEQLEHVLTLVVLLLLGAALTTGLLDALSWQGVVLGVLLVFVIRPVAGWLSLQGCDEMEPKERAVTAFFGVRGIGSIYYVSYGLTQADFRAEADAIWAIAAFTIVLSVVVHGASAAWVMKHLENARESRQPTP, encoded by the coding sequence ATGCTGATGTTGGGGGTCGGCGCCGTCGTCGGGGTGGTGATCGGGCCGGCCGGCTTGGAGGCGGTATCCCCGCTGTCGCACCCGACCGTGATCGAGCACCTCGCGGAGTTGTGCGTGATCGTGGCGCTGATGGGTGTCGGGCTCGCGATTGACCGTCCGCTGGACTGGCGCACCTGGGGTTCCACCTGGCGTCTGCTGCTGATCACCATGCCGTTGTGTATCGCGGCCGTGGCGGTGTTCGGTTGGTGGGCGGCGGCGTTGACGCCGGCCGCCGCCGCTCTGCTCGCCGCGGTGCTGGCGCCGACGGATCCGGTGCTGGCCTCGGATGTGCAGGTCGAGGGTCCGACGCCGGGTGGTGCGGGCTCGGCCGAGGAGGACGACGAAGTACGTTTCGCGCTCACGTCGGAGGCCGGTTTCAACGATGCCCTGGCCTTTCCCTTCGTTTATCTGGCGATCTTCCTCGCGAGCCAGGGCTCGGTGCAGAGCTGGCTGGCCGGCTGGTTCGCCTGGGAACTCATCGGCAAGATCGCGGTCGGCGTCCTCATCGGCGCGATCGTCGGCGACCTGCTCGGGCGCGGCTTGTTCCGATTTCCCATCAAGGACGCACGACTAGCCGACCGCGGGGAACCGATCGTCGTCTTGGCCGCGGTGTTCGCGGTGTACGGGCTCACCGAACTCGTCGGCGGCTACGGATTCCTCGCGGTGTTCGTGTGCGCGATCGCCATTCGACGTATCGAGCGCGACAGCGGATACCACGAACAGATGCATGGCCTCGTCGAACAGTTGGAGCATGTCCTCACTCTTGTAGTGCTGCTGCTACTCGGTGCCGCACTCACCACAGGCCTGCTCGACGCACTGTCCTGGCAAGGAGTCGTGCTCGGCGTCCTGCTCGTCTTCGTCATCCGGCCGGTCGCCGGGTGGCTGTCACTACAGGGATGCGATGAGATGGAGCCCAAGGAGCGCGCCGTCACGGCCTTCTTCGGTGTCCGCGGTATCGGCTCGATCTATTACGTCTCCTACGGCTTGACCCAGGCAGATTTCCGCGCGGAAGCCGACGCGATATGGGCGATCGCGGCATTCACGATCGTGCTGTCCGTGGTCGTCCACGGCGCCAGCGCCGCTTGGGTGATGAAGCATCTGGAGAACGCCCGCGAAAGCAGACAGCCGACGCCGTAG
- a CDS encoding FAD-dependent oxidoreductase produces the protein METRANAAPPDTSTPRRRATVVGAGIAGLAAALRLYQQGWEVVVLERSPTRRSSGYLVNLHGPGYAAAERLGLLPALTSRDIGFFTSVLVHADGREKFRIPAAVAEAAVGNRALSVFRGDLESALYDAVAGCADIRFATTVQAVAQTPGEVVVTLGDGTSLRTELLVGADGVHSRVRELVFGAEQEYFVDLGHMVGAFPLETVPEHVPEGAGTTFIGPGRTAAVMNLGPERSSAFFAYRCSDAKSELALGAAPALTRAFEDLGGGVADALRQLDSGAYFDSVGQIVMDRWHQGRVVLLGDAAWCVTVFAGYGAALALDGADRLGAASAAHGDDIPAALGAWETALRPEVLQRQALARKGMNRFAPPSRAHVWAGELMLRAIQLPGIRGLVRRSIQRANN, from the coding sequence ATGGAAACTCGCGCGAACGCCGCACCACCCGACACCAGCACACCGCGCAGGCGGGCGACAGTCGTCGGCGCCGGTATCGCCGGTTTGGCTGCCGCGTTGCGGCTGTACCAGCAGGGCTGGGAAGTCGTCGTGCTCGAGCGATCGCCGACTCGACGCAGTAGCGGTTATCTGGTGAACCTGCACGGACCGGGATACGCGGCAGCCGAGCGGCTCGGGCTGCTACCGGCGCTGACTTCGCGCGATATCGGGTTCTTCACCTCGGTTCTCGTCCACGCGGACGGCCGGGAGAAGTTCCGGATTCCCGCCGCTGTCGCCGAGGCCGCCGTCGGCAATCGGGCACTGAGCGTGTTCCGCGGCGACCTGGAGTCGGCGCTGTACGACGCGGTGGCGGGGTGCGCCGACATTCGTTTCGCCACCACTGTGCAAGCCGTCGCCCAAACCCCCGGGGAAGTCGTCGTCACCCTCGGCGACGGCACCAGCCTGCGGACCGAACTGCTCGTCGGAGCCGACGGCGTGCACTCCCGGGTCCGCGAGCTCGTATTCGGCGCAGAGCAAGAATATTTCGTGGACCTGGGCCACATGGTTGGAGCTTTCCCGCTCGAAACAGTTCCCGAGCACGTACCGGAAGGCGCCGGCACCACTTTTATCGGACCCGGACGCACGGCCGCGGTAATGAACCTGGGGCCGGAACGGTCCTCGGCGTTCTTTGCCTACCGCTGCTCCGACGCGAAATCTGAACTGGCCCTTGGCGCAGCGCCCGCACTGACCCGGGCGTTCGAGGATCTCGGCGGCGGCGTCGCCGACGCCCTCCGCCAACTCGACTCCGGCGCCTACTTCGACTCGGTCGGACAAATCGTGATGGACCGCTGGCATCAGGGCCGAGTCGTGCTGCTCGGCGACGCAGCCTGGTGCGTAACGGTATTCGCCGGTTACGGCGCCGCCCTCGCACTCGACGGCGCCGACCGGCTCGGCGCCGCATCAGCAGCACACGGCGACGACATTCCTGCCGCACTCGGCGCCTGGGAGACAGCGTTGCGTCCCGAAGTACTCCAGCGGCAGGCACTGGCCCGAAAAGGAATGAACCGATTCGCCCCACCGTCACGCGCACACGTCTGGGCCGGTGAACTGATGCTGCGCGCCATCCAGCTTCCCGGCATTCGCGGACTGGTCCGGCGCTCCATCCAGCGCGCCAACAACTGA
- a CDS encoding PEP-utilizing enzyme, producing the protein MDRQVRQTGPEAPLISGVACSKGVAAGPVRLVHSVDDFDAVRPGDVIVCRTTDPAWTMLFSIAAAVVTETGGILSHAAIVAREFGIPAVVAAKGAMQTLANYRTILVDGTTGQVHAVRSTQR; encoded by the coding sequence ATGGATCGACAGGTGCGGCAAACGGGCCCGGAAGCGCCACTCATCAGCGGCGTCGCATGCAGCAAAGGTGTTGCCGCCGGCCCGGTTCGGCTCGTGCACAGTGTCGATGACTTCGACGCTGTTCGGCCGGGCGATGTCATCGTCTGCCGCACGACCGACCCCGCATGGACCATGCTCTTCAGCATCGCCGCAGCGGTGGTCACCGAAACCGGGGGGATCCTGTCCCACGCGGCAATTGTCGCCCGCGAGTTCGGGATTCCAGCCGTGGTGGCGGCCAAGGGTGCGATGCAGACTTTGGCGAACTACCGGACGATCTTGGTGGATGGGACCACGGGACAGGTTCACGCCGTGCGCTCGACCCAACGTTGA
- a CDS encoding GNAT family N-acetyltransferase: MWVREYTEADWTQVWPIMREIVRAGETFTYDPALTEDQAHDIWVMGPPAVTVVAVAGDRVVGTANAYANRPGPGAHVSTASFMVAADARGMGVGTALCQFVLDWAKAQGFVGMQFNAVAESNCRAVELYKRLGFEIVGTVPGAFHHPTRGRVGLHVMYCEF; encoded by the coding sequence GTGTGGGTTCGCGAATACACCGAAGCCGATTGGACGCAGGTCTGGCCGATCATGCGTGAGATCGTCAGGGCCGGTGAGACTTTCACCTACGACCCGGCGTTGACCGAGGATCAGGCACACGACATCTGGGTGATGGGGCCGCCTGCGGTCACTGTCGTAGCCGTGGCCGGGGATCGGGTGGTGGGCACCGCCAATGCGTATGCCAATCGGCCGGGGCCGGGCGCACACGTGTCAACGGCCAGTTTCATGGTCGCCGCGGACGCCCGCGGCATGGGTGTCGGTACGGCGCTGTGCCAGTTCGTGCTGGACTGGGCGAAGGCGCAGGGCTTCGTCGGCATGCAGTTCAACGCCGTGGCCGAATCCAATTGCCGGGCAGTCGAACTCTACAAACGGCTGGGATTCGAGATCGTGGGAACCGTGCCCGGAGCGTTTCACCACCCCACGCGCGGCCGGGTCGGTCTGCACGTCATGTACTGCGAGTTCTGA